Proteins encoded together in one Altererythrobacter epoxidivorans window:
- a CDS encoding disulfide bond formation protein B, whose protein sequence is MEAIRTAPLAQRLALGIPLLLLGGAYLGQFGFDLYPCEMCWWQRYPHFAAVGFGLVSFLVPPRNVWVVLAALCILASGLIGGFHAGVEYGWWEGITACASTIEPGANAMDAILNAPLVRCDAAPWDLFGISLAGWNFLISTVSGLAILWLVARKKGA, encoded by the coding sequence ATGGAAGCAATCAGGACCGCACCGTTGGCCCAGCGCCTCGCGCTCGGCATTCCCCTGTTGCTCCTCGGCGGCGCTTATCTGGGGCAATTCGGTTTCGACCTGTACCCGTGCGAAATGTGCTGGTGGCAGCGCTATCCGCATTTCGCGGCCGTGGGATTTGGCTTGGTGTCTTTCCTCGTTCCGCCACGCAATGTGTGGGTGGTGCTCGCGGCGCTCTGCATCCTTGCTTCGGGGCTTATCGGCGGATTCCATGCCGGGGTCGAATATGGCTGGTGGGAAGGCATCACCGCCTGCGCCAGCACGATCGAGCCCGGCGCGAATGCGATGGACGCGATCCTCAATGCACCGCTGGTCCGGTGCGATGCGGCGCCATGGGATCTTTTCGGCATCTCGCTCGCTGGATGGAATTTCCTGATCTCGACGGTCTCCGGACTTGCCATCCTGTGGCTGGTCGCGCGAAAGAAGGGTGCATGA
- a CDS encoding demethoxyubiquinone hydroxylase family protein yields MTKDELHRMIRVDQAGEFGATRIYAGQLAVMGDRGPHAQDIAHMAEQEREHREKFDALMAERGVRPTALQPFWSVAGYALGAATALIGPEAAMACTAAVETEIDKHYSDQLDQLAESDADPELASMIEQFREDEREHRDAALAAGAERAPAYPLLSGAIRLGCRVAIRLAERI; encoded by the coding sequence ATGACCAAGGACGAACTCCACCGTATGATACGCGTCGACCAGGCGGGAGAATTCGGGGCGACCCGGATCTATGCCGGCCAGCTCGCGGTCATGGGCGATCGCGGCCCGCATGCGCAGGACATCGCGCACATGGCCGAACAGGAGCGGGAACATCGCGAGAAATTCGATGCGCTGATGGCGGAGCGCGGTGTGCGCCCGACCGCGCTGCAGCCGTTCTGGTCGGTGGCCGGCTACGCGCTCGGCGCCGCCACCGCGCTGATCGGCCCCGAAGCGGCGATGGCCTGCACCGCTGCCGTTGAAACGGAAATCGACAAGCATTATTCCGACCAGCTCGACCAGCTCGCCGAAAGCGATGCAGATCCCGAACTTGCTTCCATGATCGAGCAGTTCCGCGAGGACGAGCGCGAACATCGCGATGCAGCGCTTGCTGCAGGTGCAGAGCGCGCCCCGGCCTATCCCCTGCTTTCCGGTGCAATCCGCCTCGGCTGCCGCGTTGCGATCAGGTTGGCAGAGCGGATTTGA
- a CDS encoding GDP-mannose 4,6-dehydratase, producing MRKVLVTGTAGFIGFHLSKLLLEEGFAVVGYDGMTDYYDVRIKERRHQMLLQNQHFSAHIGMLEDFDRLHALAMEEKPDVIVHLAAQAGVRYSLENPRAYIDANIVGTFNVMECARELGVDHLLMASTSSVYGANEDMPFDERERVETQLTLYAATKKANESMAHSYAHLWNLPTTMFRFFTVYGPWGRPDMALFKFTKGILEGTPIDIYNNGDMYRDFTFVTDLVRGIRLLIDTPPVRPESAEDIAPYDSLSPVAPFRVVNIGNSDKVRLMDFIEEIEKQCGREAVKNFMPMQKGDVPATWADATLLKELTGYQPQTDVKEGIRQFVAWYRDYFEV from the coding sequence ATGCGCAAGGTACTGGTCACCGGCACAGCCGGCTTCATCGGCTTCCACCTTTCGAAACTCCTGCTGGAAGAAGGCTTCGCGGTCGTCGGCTATGACGGGATGACCGACTATTACGATGTGCGGATCAAGGAACGCCGCCACCAGATGCTGCTGCAGAACCAGCACTTCAGCGCGCATATCGGGATGCTGGAGGATTTCGACCGGCTTCACGCGTTGGCGATGGAAGAAAAACCGGACGTCATCGTCCACCTCGCAGCACAAGCAGGTGTGCGCTACAGCCTCGAGAACCCCCGCGCCTATATCGACGCGAACATCGTCGGGACGTTCAATGTGATGGAATGCGCGCGCGAACTGGGGGTCGATCACCTGCTGATGGCATCGACCAGTTCGGTCTATGGCGCGAACGAGGACATGCCCTTCGATGAACGCGAGCGGGTTGAAACCCAGCTGACCCTCTATGCCGCGACCAAGAAGGCGAACGAGTCGATGGCGCACAGCTACGCCCATCTGTGGAACCTGCCGACGACCATGTTCCGCTTCTTCACGGTCTATGGCCCTTGGGGCCGGCCGGACATGGCGCTGTTCAAGTTCACCAAGGGGATCCTCGAAGGGACCCCGATCGACATCTACAATAATGGTGACATGTACCGCGACTTCACCTTTGTGACCGATCTGGTGCGCGGCATCCGCCTGTTGATCGATACACCGCCGGTGCGGCCCGAAAGCGCAGAGGACATCGCGCCCTACGACAGCCTGTCGCCGGTGGCGCCGTTCCGCGTCGTCAACATCGGCAATAGCGACAAGGTGCGCCTGATGGACTTCATCGAAGAAATCGAGAAGCAGTGCGGGCGCGAAGCGGTCAAGAACTTCATGCCGATGCAGAAGGGCGACGTGCCGGCCACCTGGGCCGATGCGACCTTGCTGAAGGAGCTAACCGGTTACCAGCCGCAGACCGACGTGAAGGAAGGTATCCGCCAGTTCGTCGCCTGGTATCGCGATTATTTCGAAGTCTAG
- a CDS encoding exopolysaccharide biosynthesis polyprenyl glycosylphosphotransferase: protein MHVQQVQPQAVARRRLLARRDVRLLTYLLFGLVLPVIVWNAIMRPTIELPYWHNTVYTLFVATFASWYALDRLRQYAKARQLSYVVPVNLFAFGAMLGFIGLARIPYSISLFLLGMAATLATSYLVVAKTRHARRPQIVVPGGRVEELLLRPSFIAAPPLAELERQVAHGRIDGAIIADLHFDHAPEWERLFANAALKGIPVYHFRQIMELQTGQVRIDHLAENDLGSLIPNLPYMTAKRLFDIVSVIALSPLLLVLLTLTALAIRLDSKGSILFFQQRMGFRGKPFRMVKFRTMREREIVETADGRRDDAMTRDDDDRITRIGRFLRKTRLDELPQAWNVLGGDMSWIGPRPEAIELSEWYESEIPFYSYRHIVRPGITGWAQVNQGHVTDLNSVNAKLRYDFYYVKNISLWLDILIALKTVRVIFGGLGAR from the coding sequence ATGCACGTGCAGCAGGTCCAACCACAGGCGGTGGCGCGTAGACGTTTGCTCGCGCGCCGCGATGTGCGCCTGCTTACCTACCTGCTTTTCGGCCTGGTCCTGCCGGTCATTGTCTGGAACGCGATCATGCGTCCGACAATCGAACTCCCCTACTGGCACAACACGGTCTACACGCTGTTCGTCGCGACATTCGCTTCCTGGTATGCGCTTGACCGGCTGCGGCAGTATGCAAAGGCGCGGCAGCTTTCCTACGTCGTTCCGGTCAACCTGTTCGCGTTTGGCGCAATGCTCGGTTTCATCGGGCTCGCCCGCATACCTTATTCGATCTCGCTTTTCCTGCTCGGCATGGCTGCCACTCTGGCAACAAGTTATCTGGTTGTCGCCAAGACCCGCCATGCCCGTCGCCCGCAGATCGTCGTGCCGGGCGGACGGGTGGAGGAATTGTTGCTGAGGCCGAGTTTTATTGCGGCCCCTCCACTTGCCGAACTGGAGAGACAGGTCGCACACGGCCGTATCGATGGGGCAATCATTGCCGATCTCCATTTCGACCATGCCCCCGAATGGGAACGCCTTTTTGCCAATGCGGCACTAAAGGGCATTCCTGTGTACCATTTCCGCCAGATCATGGAACTGCAGACCGGTCAGGTCCGGATCGACCACCTTGCCGAGAACGACCTCGGATCACTGATCCCCAACCTTCCCTACATGACGGCAAAGCGGCTGTTCGACATCGTCTCGGTCATCGCGCTTTCGCCTCTGCTCCTCGTCCTGCTCACGCTGACCGCTCTTGCGATCAGGCTCGATTCCAAGGGTTCGATCCTGTTCTTCCAGCAGCGGATGGGCTTTCGCGGCAAGCCCTTCCGCATGGTCAAGTTTCGCACCATGCGCGAGCGTGAGATAGTCGAAACGGCCGACGGCCGACGCGACGATGCCATGACCCGCGACGACGACGATCGTATCACGCGGATCGGTCGTTTCCTGCGCAAGACCCGTCTCGACGAACTGCCGCAAGCGTGGAACGTGCTGGGCGGCGACATGAGCTGGATCGGGCCACGCCCGGAAGCGATCGAGCTTTCCGAGTGGTACGAGAGCGAAATCCCTTTCTACAGCTATCGCCACATCGTCCGGCCCGGGATCACCGGCTGGGCGCAGGTGAACCAGGGACATGTAACCGATCTCAACTCGGTGAATGCCAAGCTCCGCTACGATTTCTACTACGTGAAGAATATCTCGCTCTGGCTCGACATATTGATCGCCCTCAAGACGGTTCGCGTCATCTTCGGCGGGCTCGGCGCACGCTGA
- a CDS encoding glycosyltransferase family 4 protein translates to MQTTEAATGPMAAARSLHMVLTVNAAWNIWNFRKPLVQALLDDGHRVTVLAPHDETVPLLEGLGCTFVPLEMERKGLNPLSDLVLMRRFRNHFGELAPDLVLSFTIKNNLFGAMAARSAKIAFIPNVTGLGTAFLGGRWLQAVAEKLYRTAFRRLPLVFFQNADDRDLFVRRKLVKPAQASLLPGSGIDLEQFAEAPFPCAGGPTRFLMIARLIRDKGVFEYIEAARKLRTEGVAAEFHLLGPLGAENRTAIDAGQLREWQAEGIIEYHGTTEDVRPFITDAHCVVLPSYREGAPRTLIEGAALGRPAVASDVTGCNSVVEEGVTGLLCNVRDALDLAEKLRDFAALTREAQAAMGGAARSRMEREFSVDVVIQAYRDAIDTLGV, encoded by the coding sequence TTGCAGACGACTGAGGCGGCGACAGGGCCGATGGCGGCGGCGCGATCCTTGCACATGGTGCTCACCGTCAATGCGGCGTGGAACATCTGGAACTTTCGCAAGCCGCTGGTCCAGGCATTGCTCGATGACGGGCACAGGGTAACCGTCCTTGCGCCACACGACGAGACGGTTCCGTTGCTGGAAGGTCTCGGCTGCACCTTCGTGCCGCTTGAAATGGAGCGCAAGGGGCTGAACCCGTTGAGCGATCTTGTTCTGATGCGCCGATTCCGGAATCATTTTGGCGAACTTGCCCCCGATCTGGTGCTGAGCTTCACCATCAAGAACAATTTGTTCGGCGCAATGGCCGCGCGCTCAGCAAAGATCGCGTTCATTCCAAATGTCACGGGACTCGGAACGGCGTTCCTCGGCGGCAGGTGGCTGCAAGCGGTTGCGGAAAAGCTATATCGCACGGCATTTCGCAGATTGCCGCTGGTCTTCTTTCAGAATGCGGATGACCGCGACCTGTTCGTCCGAAGAAAGCTTGTGAAACCGGCACAGGCAAGCCTTCTTCCCGGGTCGGGCATCGATCTTGAGCAATTCGCGGAAGCGCCCTTCCCCTGCGCAGGAGGCCCAACGCGCTTCCTGATGATCGCCCGCCTTATCCGCGACAAGGGCGTATTCGAATACATCGAGGCAGCACGCAAATTGCGGACAGAGGGCGTTGCAGCAGAGTTTCACCTCCTCGGCCCGCTCGGAGCAGAGAACCGCACCGCCATCGATGCAGGGCAATTGCGCGAATGGCAGGCCGAAGGGATCATCGAATACCACGGTACAACCGAAGATGTCCGTCCCTTCATCACCGATGCACATTGCGTGGTACTGCCATCCTATCGCGAAGGTGCGCCGCGAACCCTGATCGAAGGTGCGGCGCTAGGACGACCAGCCGTTGCCAGCGACGTGACCGGGTGCAATTCGGTGGTCGAAGAGGGCGTCACCGGGCTGCTCTGCAATGTTCGCGATGCGCTGGATCTGGCAGAGAAGCTCCGCGATTTCGCCGCGCTTACGCGAGAGGCACAGGCCGCGATGGGCGGTGCGGCACGATCGAGGATGGAACGCGAATTCTCCGTCGATGTCGTCATCCAGGCTTATCGAGACGCGATCGATACTCTCGGCGTTTGA
- the rfbA gene encoding glucose-1-phosphate thymidylyltransferase RfbA has translation MSVSKQLLPIYDKPMIYYPLSVLMLAGIREIAIITTPEDQGQFMRALGDGSQWGLRFEFITQPSPDGLAQAYLLAEDFLDGAPSAMVLGDNIFYGHGLPEQLRAADAQTTGGTVFGYHVADPERYGVVGFDADGKVNQIIEKPANPPSNYAVTGLYFLDGKASERARQVKPSARGELEITSLLEMYLDAGELGIETLGRGYAWLDTGTHGSLLDAGNFVRTLSERQGYQVGSPDEIAFTQGWIDAGQLRARAKTFGKNAYGAYLMALLADD, from the coding sequence ATGTCGGTATCGAAGCAATTGCTGCCGATCTACGACAAGCCGATGATCTATTACCCGCTTTCGGTGCTGATGCTTGCCGGTATTCGCGAGATTGCAATCATCACCACGCCCGAGGACCAGGGCCAGTTCATGCGCGCGCTGGGCGACGGGTCGCAATGGGGCCTGCGGTTCGAATTCATAACCCAGCCTTCGCCCGATGGCCTTGCCCAGGCTTATCTCCTTGCAGAGGATTTCCTCGACGGAGCCCCGTCGGCGATGGTTCTGGGCGACAATATCTTTTACGGTCACGGCCTTCCCGAACAGCTTCGCGCGGCCGACGCACAAACGACCGGCGGGACCGTGTTCGGATATCACGTGGCAGACCCGGAACGCTATGGCGTCGTCGGCTTCGACGCCGATGGCAAGGTCAATCAGATCATCGAAAAGCCGGCCAATCCGCCATCCAACTACGCGGTGACAGGCCTCTATTTCCTCGACGGAAAGGCGAGCGAACGCGCGCGGCAGGTAAAGCCATCGGCTCGCGGCGAGCTCGAGATTACGAGCCTCCTCGAAATGTATCTCGACGCTGGCGAACTGGGTATCGAAACGCTCGGGCGTGGGTATGCCTGGCTCGACACCGGGACACATGGCTCGCTGCTCGATGCCGGTAATTTCGTCCGCACGCTCAGCGAACGACAGGGCTACCAGGTCGGTTCGCCGGACGAGATTGCTTTCACCCAGGGCTGGATCGATGCCGGGCAATTGCGCGCACGCGCGAAAACCTTTGGCAAGAACGCCTATGGCGCCTATCTGATGGCGCTGCTTGCAGACGACTGA
- the rfbD gene encoding dTDP-4-dehydrorhamnose reductase has protein sequence MRLLVFGSTGQVARELKRACPQEWETHFLSREEADLSDPEACASAVCDVQPDVVINAAAYTAVDRAEEEEQLATLINGAAPASIAKACADLGIPLLHVSTDYVFDGSGETAFSPDHDTAPLGAYGRSKLAGEKAIAQAGGNWLVLRTSWVFSAHGNNFVKTMLRLGKERESLGVVDDQVGGPTSAASIAAALLTCAKSMVAGKTGGIYHFAGTPDVSWAGFAEAIMDRAGLDCRVDKITTADYPTPARRPANSRLDCSAIERDFGISRPDWRNDLDAVLMELNL, from the coding sequence GTGAGGCTGCTGGTCTTCGGTTCGACCGGCCAGGTTGCGCGCGAATTGAAACGTGCCTGCCCGCAGGAATGGGAGACGCACTTTCTCTCTCGAGAAGAAGCAGACCTGTCGGATCCCGAAGCCTGCGCCAGCGCGGTCTGTGACGTCCAGCCCGACGTCGTCATCAATGCCGCCGCTTATACCGCCGTCGATCGTGCCGAGGAAGAAGAGCAGCTCGCCACCCTGATCAATGGCGCTGCACCAGCGTCCATTGCGAAAGCCTGTGCCGATCTAGGCATTCCCTTGCTCCACGTGTCGACCGATTATGTGTTCGACGGCAGCGGCGAAACTGCGTTCTCGCCCGATCACGATACGGCGCCTCTTGGCGCCTATGGCCGGAGCAAGCTGGCTGGAGAGAAAGCGATCGCACAAGCAGGCGGTAACTGGCTGGTGCTCCGGACCAGCTGGGTGTTCAGCGCCCACGGCAACAACTTCGTCAAGACGATGCTGCGCCTCGGCAAAGAACGGGAGAGCCTCGGCGTGGTCGACGACCAGGTCGGAGGTCCGACCTCGGCTGCATCCATCGCGGCAGCGCTGTTGACCTGTGCGAAGAGCATGGTCGCAGGCAAGACAGGCGGCATCTATCACTTTGCCGGCACACCCGATGTCAGCTGGGCCGGGTTTGCAGAAGCGATCATGGATCGCGCCGGACTGGACTGCCGGGTCGACAAGATCACCACTGCCGACTATCCGACCCCCGCACGCCGTCCTGCCAATTCGCGCCTCGACTGCAGCGCCATCGAGCGGGACTTCGGCATATCCCGCCCCGACTGGCGGAACGATCTCGATGCCGTGCTTATGGAGCTCAACTTGTGA
- the rfbB gene encoding dTDP-glucose 4,6-dehydratase has translation MKILVTGGAGFIGSALVRQAVEAGHEVVNLDALTYAANLENVAPVAGNPNYAFAKADIRDREALDRVFAEHEPDAVMHLAAESHVDRSIDGPGDFIATNITGTYNMLEAARAFWTRRDKPEGFRFLHISTDEVYGSLGDTGLFTEETPYDPRSPYSASKASSDHLVRAWHETYGLPVLLTNCSNNYGPYHFPEKLIPVIIINALEGNPIPVYGKGENVRDWLYVEDHVEALLTVLGKGKVGRSYNVGGNNERQNIELVREVCRILDEMKPGAAPYSEQITYVTDRPGHDMRYAIDASRIRDELGWEPSVTVEEGLQKTVRWYLDNEAWWRPLWEAGAGKRHGTKS, from the coding sequence ATGAAAATCCTCGTTACCGGCGGTGCCGGGTTTATCGGATCGGCCCTCGTTCGCCAGGCTGTAGAGGCAGGCCATGAGGTGGTGAACCTCGACGCCCTGACCTATGCCGCAAACCTCGAAAATGTGGCGCCGGTGGCCGGCAATCCCAACTACGCCTTTGCCAAGGCGGACATTCGCGATCGCGAGGCGCTGGACCGCGTATTTGCAGAACACGAACCCGATGCCGTCATGCATCTTGCTGCCGAAAGCCATGTCGACCGTTCGATCGACGGGCCGGGCGATTTCATCGCGACCAACATCACCGGTACGTACAACATGCTGGAAGCAGCGCGCGCCTTTTGGACGCGTCGCGACAAGCCGGAAGGCTTCCGCTTCCTCCACATCTCTACCGACGAAGTGTACGGCAGCCTCGGTGATACGGGGCTGTTCACCGAAGAGACCCCTTACGATCCGCGCTCGCCCTATTCGGCATCGAAGGCATCGTCCGACCATCTGGTGCGCGCCTGGCACGAAACCTACGGCCTGCCGGTATTGCTGACCAATTGTTCGAACAACTACGGGCCTTACCACTTCCCGGAAAAGCTGATTCCGGTGATCATCATCAACGCGCTCGAGGGCAATCCGATACCGGTTTACGGCAAGGGCGAGAATGTCCGCGACTGGCTTTATGTCGAAGACCATGTCGAAGCGCTGCTGACTGTCCTCGGCAAGGGCAAGGTTGGTCGCAGCTACAATGTGGGCGGCAATAACGAGCGCCAGAATATCGAGCTGGTACGCGAAGTCTGCCGGATCCTCGACGAGATGAAGCCGGGAGCGGCACCATACAGCGAGCAGATCACCTATGTGACCGATCGCCCGGGTCATGACATGCGCTATGCCATTGACGCCAGCCGCATTCGCGACGAGCTGGGATGGGAGCCATCGGTAACGGTCGAGGAAGGCCTTCAGAAAACGGTCCGCTGGTATCTCGACAATGAAGCCTGGTGGCGCCCCTTGTGGGAAGCGGGCGCCGGCAAGAGGCACGGTACCAAATCGTGA
- the rfbC gene encoding dTDP-4-dehydrorhamnose 3,5-epimerase: MIEPARFGDDRGWFEETWNAQRYAAAGIGCDWVQDNHSMSSAVGTLRGLHYQKPPNAQAKLVRCTRGKIWDVAVDYRPQSPTYLKYFGIELDPQSGTQLFIPSGFLHGFVTLEPNSELQYKCSAPYAPESDGAIRWNDPDIGIDWPLEGDPVLSAKDEAAPLTSDVASPF; this comes from the coding sequence ATGATCGAACCTGCACGGTTCGGGGATGATCGGGGATGGTTTGAGGAAACCTGGAACGCGCAGCGCTATGCGGCTGCCGGCATCGGGTGCGATTGGGTGCAGGACAACCATTCGATGTCGAGTGCCGTCGGCACACTGCGCGGCCTTCACTACCAGAAACCGCCGAATGCGCAGGCAAAGCTGGTCCGTTGCACGCGCGGCAAGATATGGGATGTGGCGGTCGATTACCGGCCGCAGTCACCCACGTACCTGAAGTATTTCGGAATCGAACTGGACCCGCAAAGCGGGACCCAGCTGTTCATTCCATCCGGCTTCCTGCATGGCTTCGTCACGCTCGAACCGAATAGCGAGCTTCAGTACAAATGCAGTGCGCCCTACGCGCCGGAATCCGATGGTGCGATCAGGTGGAACGATCCTGACATTGGCATCGACTGGCCGCTTGAAGGCGATCCGGTCCTGTCCGCCAAGGACGAGGCAGCCCCTCTAACCAGCGACGTCGCGTCGCCATTCTGA